The sequence atcCAAAACCTGGGGCTCTGAGGCCAGTGGCACAGTGGGTCGTGCTCAGCCTGCATGGCCAACTCCACACGTTGTGTTTATTTGGAAATTTCAGGTtcagggagcagggcagagctttGTCCCCTCTCCCTATCCCTGCCCCAGGGGATGAGGCAGAGAACTCACCAGGAGGCTCTCGCTCTTCTGCAACACAGAAAACCCAAAGGCAGGGCACGTGCAGAAGTGGCAGGAGCTGTAGCAGGTGTAGAGTTTCCCTGAGCTCCCAAGGACCTGAAACAGAGGCAGATGAGGAGTCAGAGGCAGGATTCACTTTAATTTCTCTGACTCAGGCTGGGTCTGCACTGACCCAGCAGTGAGGGGGAGGTGTCACAGTACAGAAGTGTCCCCAAACACTGCAGTGACCCACCTAAACTCGAAGCTCCTCAGGTCTCCCTGAGCACTTGCAGGGAGGCCTCTCCTTTCCCAACCACTGAAGGCTGTTCTGCTCCCAAAACCAGCTGCAGCTACTGGAATCCAGATCTGCCTGAATAAACAAAGCTGAAGTCTCCAGAGAAGCCTCCCTGCTCCATCTCTGCTTTGGGAACAGCACTGCCTGCTTTTCCCACATGCTGCTCCCTGCAAGGCTGGTGCTGAGGCTGCACCAGGGGTGTGGGGTACAGCAAACAGGTGAGGGAAGCTTTTGTTTCCAGCGTGGGGCAATCTGTGCACTGCTGGAGCTGACTGCAGGATACAGGAAAGCCAACCTATGGattgttatttctcttttggtttCTTCACgactggaaaacagcttttggGAAACTCCTTTAAGATCCCAATCCATGGCAAGGGAAGGgtctgcaggagcagaacaCTTGCCCAGGCCCCAGGGCTCTGAGGGCACATCACAGCCCTCTCCCACCCCAGGCTTTAGACTCTGGCTGGGTttgtgacacacacacacctaaATCCAAAGATAAACACAGGAAGTGAAAAGGAAGTGGAGCTCTGCAGAATGCTGCTCCCCTCCAGGACATCCCTGGCATTCCAAACCCCTCCAGAGGAACATTGTCCCTCGTGGTCCAGAGCTGCACTTCCAAGGGGAGCCCTCCCCTGTCCCCTGTAGCTCTCCCTGCACCCTTTGCCCAACAGGGAACATCCAGAAGTTCGGGCTCTCCCACAGAAGTGCCAATGCCTCAAAGTCCCCCTCACTCTCAGCAGATCCAGAACACAAACCTCACATTCCCATTTCAGGgtaaaccacttttttttcagtctggcCTTTCCCCTGGGTCCTCTTTTCACTGCAGGCTGAGTTTGTTTCACTTGTGATaagtttgttttcctctagCCCCTTTGATTGTTTTTTCCAAGATGAAGTATTCCGATGGTGCCTTTCcttcagaagtgttttcctttgagGAGGGGGGGAAGCCACAGACAGACACTGCCAGatttgggctgagctcagcgTTCCCCCATCCTGACCCAGATGGCAAGAACACAGCCTCTGCCTAATAAGGCAAAATCTAAAATCCAAAGAGTGGAAGAAAAAGGTGCCTCTGTTCCTggccagctgcagcccagccaggcaCTGGGGTGCTCTCCTGGCCCTGAGGTgagatttccttctgctgtccTCATCCCTGGGCACTTGCTGGCTGCTCAGTGAGGAGAAATCcccctggaggtgtccctgccagggtATGGGAGCACAGGAGGGTCAGCTGAGGCACCAGCACATAGACAGACAGGCAGGCAGCaccacagcctgtgccagggcctgctgCTCAAACCTTTCACCGTGGGGCATCTGCCACACAGTTCtaggaaatgaatgaaaaaagacataataaaaaagaagatCCCAGTAAAAGTGCAGGATGtgagcagtgccagctggcAGGGCTAAAGCActgcctctgccctgcttcactcccacagctcagcagtTCTGCCACTTGGGCACAACTAAAGGGTGCCCCAAATCCTTCTGCCACATGCAGCACAGCTCCCCCATCAGCCAGATCCACCATCCCTGCACCGTCCCTGCAGCAGGTAACATTTATCCCTGACCTCAGCAAGGCAGGTATTGTCCAAGCTCTCTTGGGATGATTTCAGCTCTGAGGCATCCAGCCCTTGGACACTCcatctgtgctgctcctctgttAAACAGCAAGGGCATTAATCCCCAGGCATTAAGAGACAAATCACAGCTTTCAATTGACTGCTGAGGGCTTTCTTCTCCCATTTCAGCTCCTGAGGGCAAGAGCTGCCTACACTACAGGGCCTGTCTGAGCAGAGCCTTCCTCCCCTGGAGCAGGACCTAAGATGTGCTGGGTGATAGGGAATTATCAACAGCTCAGATTTGGCTGTAATGACCCAAAGGAGTTTCACAACAGAACCAACCTCATGGCCTCAAAGAGTTCTCCAGACCCAGCTGCAAGTGGAAGCACCACCTCACATTCCAGCTCAACCACATCTGGGTGCAAATGGCAGGGCTGACTTTGTGGGGGATAATTAACAGGGATGATTCTGCAGTGTCCAGGCAGCCATGGATGCCCCTCTCCCCAGGAGCACTCAGCTGGGGGACATCTCCACACATTCCTACACCACACAGGAATGAAGAGCCAGGACTCCAGTGCAGTGTCCCACCCAGGGGTTCAGCTTCTAGGAGCCCAGATCGTGTTCCTGTCACTgctccagccagcagcctcAGGGGAGACTCTGCTCTTTGTTTCTGCATCTGAGACAGCTGTGATGAGGAAGAATTTCACAATGGCACCAACCTCACACCCCCGGAGAAAATATCTCTTCAGATTCCTCTGTTAATGAACTCATCAGATTCCTCTGTTAATGAACTCATCAGCGTGGCCTTAATCAGCAATCAAGCTCCACTGAAGAGGAATGCAGCTGGAGGCACACAGGAACCTGCTTCCTGTAGGTTTGTCCTGCATCAACTCCCTGACCCTCCTGTCCAGGGGTTCTTTTTCCACATGGAAACCAGAGGCTCCCTTtctctgcagaggcaggagagcagtTCTGACACTTGTCCCTTTTCAGTGTGCACCAGTGGAGCCCATTATTAACATCAGTAGATATTAATTGATGCCCAGTAAAGCTCTGCCTCAGCCTGCAGGGCCtgacaaagctctgcaaggagaGTGTGACCATTCTCTGCCCAGTGGCATTTTCAGACAAGCAACAGTAAAAAAGGGAAAGCCTTTGAGCATTCAATTAATCAGCAAGGCAGCTGCTGTCTAAGAGTGCTGGAAGCTTCCTAGGCGTTACCAAACATCCACAGGCAAGCCCTCAACTGGAATCCAAGGCTGTGTTCTCGAGCCCTGGTTATGATTCATGTCGCTCTGGAGGGGCCCATGTCCTCTCCATGGCCCCAGAAGTGATAAAGGCTCCATGTGCAAGCTCTGAACACGTGAGAAGGGTTTGTGCCCTTAGCCAGGCCTGacttcacagctctgctctcacccTACACGACCCCAAAGCACCTCCAGGGCAGGAGAGAAGGTCCTTTGCAGAGGGGATACTTGGAAATGTTCTACTTGTTCCTCACTCCTGTGCTGTAATTGATCTTAGGGCTGAGGTGAGCTCTTCTCCCCAAAATGCCATTTCATGgagatgtttctgtgattcACAGACTTGGCTACACTGAACCAGAATGAAACCCACGGGTTTGGCCTGCATTGCTTCCTCCCAGGCAGCAAAGATGCCCTGCCAAGCAGAGGTcaagaggggaaagaaatgcagtgaTGGCAGATAACACTGAGCTGTGTACAGCTGGTCAAGAGGAAGAGCTTCCTTTGCTGGATAGGATGAGGgtaataaagcaaaattagcAGTCCCTGGAAAACTTCCTCCTGACTGTGATGCCCACAAACACATAAATTGTCTCTGGCTGGCTGGGAGCCACAAAGAAAATGGTACTGAACCGTGCTGCTTTAATTCTagcctgtggctgctgctctccagtgtCACTTCAGGAGCTTGTAAAACATTGGTGTTCTCTCTGTGTTTATCCATGCTCTGCAAGTCAGGAAAACACTGGCTCAAATGCCAGCTGGAAACCACCAGAAAGCAAGAGCAAAGAGGAGCATGTACCTGGTACAGAGTCCTTCCACTGGGGGCAATGACTCGGGTGACAGAACGCTGATCCACCAAGTCCAGAGCTGGGACTGCAGATGGGCCAAAAATGAACTTCAACCTGGAAGAGAATGTGTCTCTAGTTAGGTCACAGCACAAAGGAGACCACCTGGCTCAGCCCCAGTGCACAGTGGAGCCCAGAAGGTGCCCATTgcaaaaagaaagacatttttccttgttGCAGTAACTGTGAAAATGTCCCATGGGCACAAAAGGCACAAACAGGGATTTTAGGGGATCACATGGAGCCAGACTTGGCAGTGCTCAGGGGAAAAGGGGCTCGTGCTCTGGGACACCTTAACTGCAATTCCAGGCTGTCCTAAATGCGCTGCCCTGGATCAGAGGATTGATCAGGTGGTCTtaaatcccagctccaggcatGGACCACACATCTCcttggagaaaggagagagcaaGGATGATCCATAGTTCCTGGAGCAACAGGAACTAGGGCTCCTTCCTCATCCCTTGGAAATCAGTTCAAACCCTGGGGAACAAGTGAGTCATTTTGTAGTGATCACATCTCCTCCATCACAGTCACAACTGAGGGATAAATTATCCTTTCCCTACCCACCAAACTGCATCAGGAGGAAGCTGGAGAGCATCAGGGAATTACTTAAGACACTCCACTGCACATGGAGACACCAGTTAGCATCAGTTTTGCATTTGTGACCCAGCTACGAGCAGGGCTCGGGACAGCCAAGCTATTCCAGATAAACACCCAGGGGCAGCACGTGCCTTATGTCCCTCCACTCTCCCTAAAAACCCTTTCCCTTTCAGGCAGGACACGTGCAGGGATGCACAGCATTTATGGATGAAGGAGTGCCTGGGATGGGCACCACTGCACATCCCTGCAAGGGGGATTTTATctcctgctggtgctgtgcaggggtATATGATAAGGTGTGTGTTCAATATGGACATTGCACCTTCAGCCTATTGTCCAGGCAGCTCACAGGCTTCAAAGTTATTTTAGACCAATAAATCCAGCTGCTCTGAGTGTTTCCAAAGAGCTCAGGGGCAACTCAGTTAACTTTACAGACCTTTCATCCGCTGAGAAAACTCTGTGTAGTCTAGATTGGTTCCAAGGGTAAACAACAAGGAAATCAGCAGTGATGAAAAGATAGCACCAAACACGAGCAGGAGACcaagagaaaggggaaagttTCCAAGTCCAGGGAGGACACAGCaaggcagagccccagcacGGCTGAGTCAAGCTCATTGATAAGCAGCCAAGCAGACAGACAGATTCCAGGAAGACCAAAACTTGCACAAACTCAAGGCAAAAACGGCTTGCTCCCTCTGAGGGCTGCGGGGAGGTGGGTGGGGGAATGCTCCACATAAGACATTCCTTGATGATTAGGTTTGGGACTAGAAGGGGGCTGAGCTCAGTGAGTTTCAGGAACTCTTCAAATTTAGGGAATTCTTGTCTTGCGTATATCAGTTCAACAGGAAATGCCCACAGAAAATTCAAGGACTTTGGAGATTTGGAAGAGTTTGGGAAATTAAATCAGAATACTTCTGAGCTACCGGTTGCAGGGAATTGATGGAAATTTGGCTGCCAAGAGTTACCACCCAACCATTATTAAACTTAACaaaggaatttcttttctcttttctcttctgaggagaaggaaacaaaagctttcaCCAGGCTGGTCAAATCTAATCCCACCTTTCAAAGGCCACTGTGGTCCCAGGAGAGGGAGGCAGCACACCTTTCACAAGTGTCAGATAACTTTAAGGCAAAGGCATTAAGGCCTGGAGGGTTCCCGGTGATCTCATcccctggcaggcaggagcacaAGGTTAAAGATGAATCTGAAAAGTCTCTTTCACTGTGACAATGCCTGTTCTCTGCCTTCAACACCAACTGGTGAGGGCTGAAGTTGTGAAACTTGGATCACCGATGGGGAATGACTGAAGTATTCACAAGGGTGACAAACCTGACCTGAGACTGCTCCtcaacagaagaaaactctCAATCTCCACGTTAACAATTCCCTGGTGCAGGGTGATGATAAGAACACTTCTGCCTCTCTATCACACATGCCCATGACTCAAACAGCAGGAGTGACCTCAGGGTGCTCACAGTGATAGGAAGGCAGAGGGATGAATCACCCTGGAACAGTCCACTCTCACAGCTAACTCCTTCCAGATCTGAGAGTGGACTCAGAGCTCAGGTTTAAATTAGAGCAAGTCATCACAGGAAATTCAGTGATACAGACTTAATTTCACGaatctctggaaaaaaacccttcagaacCTTCATTTGCACCACCACCAAAACCATGCagcatttttgtgtttcagcagCACTTGGTCAAACACTGGAGAAAACCAGCAGCCCCAAGATGAGAGCTGACCACCAAGTGCCCTTCAGCAGGGCCTTGGGGCAGGAACTGAAGCAGAAGACACTCACCCCAGCAGCAGGTCATCAGGGActgcaacagaaagaaaaggaaacgTGATTTTGCAGAATTTCACATCACAGGAGGATCATTGTCCCCCCAGGGTATCCCCAGAGGACACACAGAACTGCAGGGCTCTCACCATCCTCTCTAGCCACCAAAAAAGCAACAAGGAGCAGCAAAATGATCCATGATGGCAGTGCTAAGGCACTTATCAAGTACAGCAATCACAACTGCAGAGATTCGTTTtaagaagaaatgcagaagcCCAAATGTACTTTCTTTTATGACATCCTACTTTTAAAAGCACACAATAAAAGGCAGGAGGCCTCAGCGTCTTACTCTGTCACTTTAAGAATCtggttaaaaatacatttatatattattttcccTGAAACTCTCTTGGCATGAATTGAGAGCTCTGGCATcacaactttaaaaatgttgttcTTTTCCCAGCAGAGTCCTGCAGGGCGCCACTGGTTTATGGCCTTTAATACAGCCCACTGAAACGCTGTGTCTTCGTTTATTGGAACTTCTCGTTAAGATGGAAAGTTACACTCAAGCAAAGCAGTGTGTTTGTTGTAGCTGACAGCTCAGGCTCTGCTTGTCCAGTCTGATCTTTCTGTTATCACCCAGGGGACACAGTGTACTCTGTCTCCATATCCCACTGGAAGATCTGGATTTTTgactttaaaatctttttcttccaaCAATTCAAAATACTCTCTATGACTTGCACTGTCGGTTTGaattttccagctttatttgaatttaattcTGCAAAGGGATCGATCATTTTGTCTCCACAGCTCTGTCTCAGTGTGCTTTAGTACCACTCTGCTTTAgtaccactttttttttttttttgcatacttCAGAACAGGATTTATAAAGCTCTTTTAAAAGTCACATGTAGATTTTGGATCTACTCTAAATTGACAGGAGCCACAGTGCAAGGCTGCCAAAAAGCTGTCACTCTGACAGTTTAGACATGAAGTTTCTGCCCATCCCTCACTCCCATGTAGTGCTCAGACAGATTTATCTGAATTCTTATCTGTATGGGTTTTGTGcagttaaaaatattccttcagcAGACACTTTCCTTAGGAAGAGCCATTCTGTGCAACTCATCCAGTAAACACAAACATTAATATTCTCTTAGCACAGGTCACAGAGCAGTGAAGGTATTTGTTCTTAACTAGCTGCTGGAATTGGCCAGGATGTCACTGCTGGCTTGTGCTCGTTTCATTGAAGCACTGGGAAGCTGTTCCTTGCCCTGGGATCACCAGCACACCCCCTCTGCCGGTCAGACAGGCAACGGGTTTCGGAAATTTCCCGTCCCAACTCTTTAACTTTTGGGATTGGTGAGTCTATAGAACCAGCAGTGCAGAGGGCACAGCAAAATTCCTGCCACAGGCACTAATTTATCATCCCTCAAGTGTGACCACGTGCACCAGGAGCTCTAAGAAGCAGAATTACCCCTATGTCtcacattcaaaaaaaaaagtgtgcaaACTGGTGTGGTTTTTGAATTTGACTTCGAGAAGGGGCTGCTCCTCATTATCTGTGCTTCACACCTGTCTGTTGTCACAAACAGGGACAGAAAGGCCACCCCTGAGACAAGAGGGTCTGGTAAGAAAGGGGAGGCCAATGGCCCGATCACTCCGTGGGGGTGTGAGAGGCCCCGTTCCTGGCCACTGCCTGCAGAGATCCTTCACGTACCGTGTGAGCTCTCCTGAAAAGCCTTTTTGATCTCTCTCAAGAGCTCTTCTGCTACTGCTGGCAAGGTACTACTGTCCATCCCACTGGCGCCGGACTCATCCCTGGGAACGAGACAGGAGACAGTGGGAAATCATTGGGGTCACCACGGCCACTGCGCATCGGGAGGGTTTATCTGGGCACTCTATCCCAACCCAGCAACCAGGCCAAGGAACGGCACCCTCGGCAACTTTTAAAACGTGTTTTTTACACGGTTCCCCACAAACACACGGGTGTCTCTGAGATGCCCCCACATAAACACAGGTCCGGTGCAAGGGACCGGTCgctgcccagggaagaagaTGTTCCTCCTCATGGCCAGGTGGCACCTCCTGGGCATCATTTCTGCCCGTTCCTCTGGTGCCACTGCCGGACAAGCAGAGCTTGGTCCAGCCTCCTGTCACCCCTCTTTAGGGATTTACACACATGATCCCCTttctgcagcccctgctccctcagcctttcctgggtgatgctccagcccctcgcTCATCTTTGTCCGCCCCGCTCCGCGTCCCTCGCGTGCTGAGGAGCCCGGCAGAGGACAGGCCGCTCCTCACCAACCCGGGCAGAGGGGCGGgccccgctccctgccccgctcccggTGCTCTTCCCGACGGGAGCAGCTCCCGCTCCCGGTACCGCTCCGGCCGTGACGTCACGGCAGCGCCCCGTGCCCGCGGTGACGTCACGCACGGCGCGCGCGCGCCCTTAAAGGGCCCGCTCGGaatggcggcggcggcagcgctgcCGCGGGCCCTGTCCCGGCTGTgcccccggcgctgccccgccccgctgccccggcccgTCTGGACAgggggacaccggggacacCGCGGGGACAGCGGCACCGCGGGGCTGGCGCGGCCGCGCTGGGCACGGCCGGCCGGCGCTGCGCTGGCCTTCCTGGGAGGTGAGAGGGGCGGCGGCCACCGGGCAGCGCGCACCCAGCAGCGGGCACCCAGCAGCGGGCACCCACCACCCTGTCCCCGCAGGGTTCTCCCTCTTCCCGCGGCACGAAGAGGAGGACGGCGAGGACGCCATCATCCTGCTGCTGAAGAGAGCCAAGGTGAGGTGCGGGGCCCGCGGGCGGTCCCTGCGCGGGGCCCGGCGCTGACCGGCGCTCGTCCCCCCGCAGCTCAGCGCCGTGAAGGGGGAGCTGGCCCAGGCcgagcagctcctgcaccagGCCCTGCGGCGGGCGCAGCAGGAGGAGAACAGGCAGGCCATCATCTACACCTACAGCATGGTGAGCAGCGGGGCTTGGGCCCAGCTCGGGgtgcagctggaggaagaaggagaagcGGCTGAGGCTCGTCGCCATTGCCTTGGTGGAGcttcagcagtgtctgtctCTTCCAGATGGGGAACGTGGCCTATATGCAGGGACAGCTGGACAACGTGAGTAACTCTGGTTTTTCCCTCTGGATTTTTAGAGGTTGACATCTTGTGCGTGGTCTCGAAGGTGTGGGGTGCTGGCACAAGCTGCAGACTGAGAGCAGAGATCACCCAGTGCAAAGCAGAATGATCCCCCTCAGGACTGCAGTCCCATGAGCACATCACGTTAAGAAAGATGCTCTCACGGTTAAGGTTTGAGCTCCAACACGGTGTGCAAGGGAAGGAGTACTTCTTACtgtgaaatgctgcagctgagcagggagatggCTGCTCCAAGGAGCTCACACAGACAGGGTAAAagtctggctgctgcagcagtgctcaagaagaaactgaaaggaCCCACTGGTTCAGTACCACTGGGCTCTGGTCAGCCCTTCTGGTCTTGATGTAGTGTCAATGCCACAAAAAAAATGCCCCTCCCCGTAgtctgcttctgctttgttttaaaatgctcttcAAAATTCTCATTTCAGGCAGAAAAGCTCTACAAAGCAACTATGAGCTATATGCTTGCAGGGGACACAAAGGAGGTACGTTCTTCTGAGAGGCTGCCAGTGGTGCCCTACTCTTTACCTTATTTCTTGTGCTGCAATGCCTCTTACTGGAGATTGGCAATACTGTAATGGATGGCAGCTCTGGAGTCAAAAAGATGGGGATTTTTAGGGTCTAAACTCTCTGAGAAAATGGTGTTTCTTTTGGGGAAATACAAGAAGTGTAACAGTTGCATTGCACGTCCTCCTGGCAGGATGACAACGCCATCCTTGAGATGTCCCTCAAGCTGGCCAGTATCTACGCTGCTCAAAACCAGTGAGTTCCCAGCAAGAACCTGCTTTCATCTCAGCTTTGCAGTGGTGGTGGGGTGGCCAAGCAGAGGCTCTTTAATGAGGGATCCTTCAGGGATGGAAGGAGCTTTGCTTTGCACTTTGCAGGCACAAATTAGCTGTAGCTGGCTACCAGTTCTGCATCCTGACACTAGAGGAGAAGATTGCCAAGGAAAAGGACTTGCCTGAGGATGTCTTATCAGGTGGGCAGCCTGGCCTGCCAAAGGCTTCTCAtcttttctccatttccctgTCCTTGATGTTGTTTTTGTATTGCCTAAGCACCATCCTCATGTCAATCCATTGTCTTCACACTGCCTGAGTTTCTTGCTGTGGTAGGATGGAGGCTCATGCTGGATCCTGTGGCAGTGATCACTTCACTCCTCTCTGtttgcagctgaagaaaaggcCAACACACGGCTCCTGCTTGGGATGAGCCTGGACTCCTATGCCCGCTACCTCCTGAACATCAgtgagctcccagcagcacaaaaaaTGTATGAGAAGGCTCTGCAGATATCAAATGATGTTCAGGGAGAGACTCACCCACAGGTGATTTGTACAGCAGTAGCTGGACTCTACGGAAGGAAAGGCTGATCTGTAGGGAATGAGGtagccctggagcagctctggtgaCCTCAGACATGGCCAGCACTACCTGAGGCTGGTTTCCTGCCAGGAAGGACGAGCatgcaaatacagaaatacagcacaCTTTCTTACTGAAAGCTTCTCTggcaaatgctgcttttcctagTGGGACAGGGAATGAATGTGGTGCTTCTGCTGCCCCAGACTGCTCCACAagcttcccttttccctcctggtGCAGAGTGTGGTGCTGATGAATGACCTGGCCACGGTGCTGGATGCTCAGGGACACTACGAGGAGGCGCTCACCTACGTcaggagggcagcagagctggcaagGGACACTCAGCACCCCGAGGAGCACATGGTGCTCAATAACCTGGCAGCAATCCTGATGCACAAAGGTCAGTGAATGAATGCCCAGCCTGTCACTGAGCTTGTGCtgactgcagagctctggatcTGTATTGTAGGGCTGAGCTATAGTGCTGGTTTGGGGTTATTAGTTTTAGTTTAAGCAGTAGGTCAGACTTTGAATTGCTTTCACAAACTGAATTTAGCCTGACCCAAAAGGTTGCCAGGAGATCTTGTTTCCCATGCATTCAGTAACTTTTCCAAAAGGACACAAGGCATGCATGACATTTGTTTCTACAAGATTTTAATGCTGAAGCAGCACCATGTCCCAtcatcactgctgctctccagctctcaGAGTTGGCAACCTATCAGGATGTTTTCTGAACCTCCCTAGGTCTTGATGTGTTCCAGGTAGTCCTTGTCCTTTGCATGTGATCAGCTTCAGGAGGGGGCCGTGATAATGGGTGATGGAACTGGGTAGCCAGGcctcttttccctcttgctACAGAAGATTTCCTGCAAGCAAAACAAGTGTACAAAGAAGCTCTCAAGCAGGCAAAGCAGAAGGGAGATGCTGCTTCTGTCCAGCATATCCAGGAGGAACTAGCTGAGCTGGCCAAGAGGAGAAAGGGCTCCAAGTAAGTTTGGCCACAGAGTCCAACCTTGAGGTGAGTGAAGGCAGCAAGGGTTGgtcagcacaggcagcctgggACCAGCTCGGTGCAATTCTCcagagaaacagcaatgagGAGTTTCAGGACTGCTTAAGAGGAGGGGCTGCCACTGCCTAACAGCCCAAAATAAAGGTGTGAAATCTTAAGGGTGTGAATGTGTGGTGTAGTTTGTGGTTTGACTGACCTACTGTGCTAAGTGATTTAATTTTGGCTGCCTAAGTGCAAGTCTGGCCTGGTATTAAAACCTGTGTTAAAATCAAGGAGTAGCAGTTTGCTACTCCTGCCTGCTCACAGAAATGCTCAGGTTCAAAACATAGCTGTCCTAGAGCAAGTCTTGAAGaggaacaggcaggaattgtCTCATTCTTTACACGTTGAACAGCACAACAGGGGCTACACTTTTATCAGTGCTGCAGTTCAGTGTGTTTGAACTTCAGCAGAGCATTTCCCAG comes from Corvus cornix cornix isolate S_Up_H32 chromosome 19, ASM73873v5, whole genome shotgun sequence and encodes:
- the ZSWIM7 gene encoding zinc finger SWIM domain-containing protein 7, giving the protein MDSSTLPAVAEELLREIKKAFQESSHVPDDLLLGLKFIFGPSAVPALDLVDQRSVTRVIAPSGRTLYQVLGSSGKLYTCYSSCHFCTCPAFGFSVLQKSESLLCKHILAVYLSQAMGACQELSVSEEQLTNILLAEEEDEG
- the TTC19 gene encoding tetratricopeptide repeat protein 19, mitochondrial, yielding MAAAAALPRALSRLCPRRCPAPLPRPVWTGGHRGHRGDSGTAGLARPRWARPAGAALAFLGGFSLFPRHEEEDGEDAIILLLKRAKLSAVKGELAQAEQLLHQALRRAQQEENRQAIIYTYSMMGNVAYMQGQLDNAEKLYKATMSYMLAGDTKEDDNAILEMSLKLASIYAAQNQHKLAVAGYQFCILTLEEKIAKEKDLPEDVLSAEEKANTRLLLGMSLDSYARYLLNISELPAAQKMYEKALQISNDVQGETHPQSVVLMNDLATVLDAQGHYEEALTYVRRAAELARDTQHPEEHMVLNNLAAILMHKEDFLQAKQVYKEALKQAKQKGDAASVQHIQEELAELAKRRKGSK